From Calliphora vicina chromosome 3, idCalVici1.1, whole genome shotgun sequence:
TTACGCTCTTTTTGCTCAGCCTCATCTAGATCTTGCTGCAGCACTACAATTTGATCTCTAGCCAATTCGAATTTCTCTTCGGTGCGATGCAGATCATTGGCCTGTTTGTCACACAAAACACGCAAACGTTGATTCTCCTCACGCAAGGCATTGGCCTCGATTTCTATGGTTTTGATTTTAATCTGACAGTTTTCGTTTTGTAGGGCAGCCTCACGTTCCACACGAGCCAGAAGCTCACGATGGCGTTTTTGTTCTTCGGCTAAACGATCCTCGGCACGGAATTCAGCCTTAagcaagagagagagagagagaaataaatatttaatttaagattttatataaaaaaagaaaacagaaacTTACTTCTCTAAACTGCTCCTCCAGCATATGATAGCGGGCCTGCAACACCGCATATTCGGTTTTTGTGCGTGAAGTCAGATCCTCCACTGTGGTTTTAGTATCCGTTAAATCTGTTACCTGACGCTGTAGTAATTCCAgctgcaaatttataaaaaaaaaacaaaaattaatcaaaattctatataaaattattttttcttaaatttttttctaaaaatctcaATACTAacacaattatttttcaaacataaaataTCTTTTAATACATCATCCACTACACTGTCAGCCATGGAGctttttacaaacatttgtcttaaatttcaaaatttttcttaacaaaaatcccaAACCAaccgttttattttttaattgaatttaaaaaagaaaaaactcaatattttcCACAAAGCAGTAACTCATTTAGCATGTTCCTAACACTTGCCACTTGATTGCTAACGTTTTGCATACATATTTCGAAACATTCAATTTATCCACGCGTTCATCTGTTTATTAGACTCATTTTCATAAAACtgtgaaaactaaaaaaaagaaatatttaaacgaAGAAGGCGTTAATTATTTGCATCTCTTCCTACTGCCTTTTGTTGGTGTATCTTTGGTGTTACTGCATCTTTTTTTGAAATGCACTTTGTTGCTTGTTTGAattgttttgcttattaaaaaaatataaaattgtttttcagttcataaatttaattaatcataaaatgtgttttttttcaacACTCTCTTTAcacttaaaatagcaaaaaaaacaaaaaaaaatgttggcattTTGTCTCTTACTCTCCAAACTCTCTCATTAGACAAGTAATTTAAAACTTGCAGTgataagaaaatgtttaatttatactgGGTGCTAAAAATTAGCAAAACAGttttcaagatttttaacaaacaaCACAAACCCTTCCTAgtaatttgttttaacaaaacatattaacaaatttaaaagcttttgagaaatttcataatttttgccaattttagcataaaagcttttaagatttttatgaaacttttaaaataactttttaaagctgattaaaaatttgtgtatgaAAGTTCCATCAAAGCTTTAAGCAAAACATTTggaagacatttttttaaaagctttttttttaatttttaagttgtgtaaataaagctttaaatcttttgtaaaaaagcttttataaaagcTTCTAATGCTTTTTTACAAAcgatttaaaactttatttacacaattaaaaattaaaaaaaaagcttttaaaaaaatgtcttccAAATGTTTTGCCTAAAGCTTTGATGGAACTTtcatacacaaatttttaatcAGCTTTGTTTAGAAACGGCTTcctaataattaattttaatataaaactaactaaaatataaaatctatttaaaaatagACATTTTAATAGGATAATCATAAAAGCTCCTGCTTTCCAATttttagaaaagcaaaaaaagctATTTAAAGTCTTGAGTAAGACTTTAAATagctttttttgataaaaatcttaaatagctttaaaaaaatataaaaaatgctttaaaaactaaaataaatgatttttaccataatttttttaaaaaatagctttttatataaaaacctatAGAAgagcttttttataattttgtttaaattggcttaaaaagcgtttaaaaaaagtatttttattacaaactttaaaaagaactttttttaattattcaataaaagcttttaacaagtttctaataaaaattattttcaaatggtATACAAATCTTATCATAAAAATGTCCTTAAAATGCTTATAaagctttctttaaaaaaaaattttatataaaaattttaaaaaagctttttttaaaaaagtatttttattacaaaatttaaaaaagagcttttaaaaaacttttttttcatttttcaaaaaaagcttttaacaagtttctaataaaaattattttaaagctttttcaaTGCTATATACAAAATCATCCTAAAAAGTTCAatgaaaagttttctttaaaaagcttttcttatgaaatttttttttctttaaaaaaaaattttatataaaaattttaaaaaagctttttttaaaaaaaggatttttattacaaaatttaaaaagagcttttaaaaaactttttttaatttgtctataaaagcttttaacaagtttctaataaaaatgaatttaacaGCTTTTTCAATGCTATACAAAAAATCATCctaaaaatttcaatgaaaagcTTTCTTTTATGAAAGGTCAATCAAAAGCTATATAAAGctttctttaaaacatttttttatataaaaattctaaaaaagctttttttaataaaaaatatttgtattacaaaatttaaaaaagagcttttaaaaaaactttttttaatttttcataaaagcttttaacaagtttctaataaaaattattttaaaagttttttcaatgctataaaaaaatcatcctaaaAAAGTCAATGAAaagctttctttaaaaagttttttattaaaggtCAATCAAAAGctataaaaactttgtttaaaaaaaaattttttatataaattttaaaaaacaatttttttaaaaaaagtacttttattacaaaatttaaaaagagcttttaaaaatcttttttttaatttttttataaaagcttttaacaagtttctaataaaagttatttaaaaagctttttttttaaaaaaaatgtaaaaagctatatttaaaagctttttcaaaaagatattaaacattttaaaagagcTTTTTTCgtataaagaaaacttaaaaaacttaaacattattaaaaagaacttttagtaaatacatatttgaattacaatttttaataaaagcctGTATAGGAAGGAGCTTTTTAATGCATAAAAAAATGTcattaacaagtttttttatacaaacattATAAAAGagcttttttcatataaaaaaaaaactttaaaaatacatttttaaaaacagcttTTAGTTAACTTTTGAAttaatatgtttaataaaatcttatattagagctttataatatttctatttctaaaaacagctttcattaaatattgcaatttaaatttttaataaaatcttgcAAAGATGCTTTATAAAAAGATTTATATagcaagttttttatagaaacattttaaaattgttttttttcattaaaaaaactataaaagctttattttaaacatttttaaaaagagcTTTTAGTAaacttttgaattaaaatatttaataaaagcttATATAGGagctttataatatttttagaagCGTTTTTAAGAGATTATTTTGGGAAttggtttataaaccttttaaaaaCACCTTTAAGTGAGCCTTTATAaaagctttgtttttttttataaaagcttgataaacatttaaaacaaacttttattgaatattcaaaaaaagttggtttttgtaaaagctttaaaataatcCCTATATAGATGAGCTTTTAATAAAAGCTGCcaaaataagctttttataaCCACTTTAAATGAGCTtctgcaaaaaattttttatagagcttttttatatatcaatatcaaaaaaagcttttaaatattgttttttgtagtttttttattctATAGTTTTTAAAGAAAGCTTTCTAAATAACTTTGACTTTCAAATAAGGTTTcttatataaatgtataaattttaaataatgtttcttatataattattaaagaaaacttttggAAAGCGTTTGCTACAACCTTTAAAAGAAGCTTTTATATAGcctttaaattaaactttggTTTTATGGTTTTTAAAGATAGcgattttaaacagttttaaaaaaatccatttaaatatttcaaaacctAAACACCCTGTTTGATGTTTCATTAACTTAATACAAACGACCgcttcttaaataaataatattttattatttattttatttcatttccaaTATGAAATCATTAACAGCAAGACAGCAACAAGCACTTCTTTGGAATTGTGTGAGTGGGTAGGAGTCTAGAGAATTTCTGATAAAAAGCGGGtgtaactaaaataaaattactaaatGGTAATGCATTGGCGAACAACTGGAAAAGAAGCTTTTTTCCATTTAACGACAGCAGTCATTTAATaactcattaataaaaaaacaaaccaaactaCATAGAgaatataaaacaaagtgtgaaatatattaaattttatatagagaaaaaataaacaataaacaaaagatTGCAAAATCTAGGgaaatatgaaaagaaaaactaaagcgtaatatgttgtttttaaaaaaaagcaaaagcgataaaaatttaagatatgCCAGCGGAAAAAGAGCGATGGTAGTTCTTTATTAATACTCAGTGGGAAAATTTCTAGTCCCTAAAGACTTCATGAAATAATTAGTTTAGAATAAgaataaatagttttgaaaaatagtttttgcttGACACACccttaaaatatacaaatttcagcaaaattcagcaaaaatttaattttgaaaaaaaaaaaaaatttcgtgacTTGGTGAAGAAATTCACAAAATATGAGAGTTTGAGAGCTCATAACTCTTTAAGCTAATGTaggattttaaagatttaaacaatatttgatAGGTGATGAAGTctacttttattcttttgaattacatttgttactttcatttagaaatatatttttaatcactTGAAAAATCTAAGTTGTTTTTCAATAATAcctacttaaaatttttatttttttgtaaaaaatgttcttttaattaaaagtgtgtagaaaactaaaaacaaattaaaacttgttaaagaaatgttaagaatttttaaaatttaagactCAAATTTGTTGAAGAAATTCAGAAAGTATGCGAGTTTGAAAGCTCATAACTTTTGAAGTATATGTTGGTTTTGAATGATTTAAATATCATTTGAAGTCTACTTTTAATCCTTAGAATTATAATGGTTACTTTCActtagaaattaattttaaatcacttgaaaaatttaagtttttttctttagtttttatttaaaataaatattttgtgtaaacaaaatttaggatttttaaatattgaataaaaaccataaaaaatctaatatttgttaaaaaaaaaattttaaaattgtaaaattttttttaaaaatttggaattttttaaaattcgaaaattttttcctACTTTTGTCAAGTCACATGAGAAAttgtagttattttttaataaaacttattaatattgagtagaaaacctaaaaatatattaaaatctgaattaaaaaatttttaatttttttttttttcaaaaattttaaatttgaaaattgtcgtTACCTTTTGTCAAGTCACATgagcaattttagtttttttttcaataaaacatatttaaaattgataaattgttttaaaaaaatgtaggaTCTATTTTATTGagtaaaaaacctaaaaaattttaaaattagttaaagaaatttttaaaatttaaattttttttcaaaaattttaaatttttttctaaattgatatttttaaaaaaatgtaaatttgttaaagaaattttttaaaatttgaatttttttaaattaaatattttttttaaatttgaaaattttttttctaaatttgttaagtcacatgcaaaattttagttttctttccaacaataaatatttaaaattgatagtttgtgtaataaaaggtaggatttattaaaaaaaaattaaatttgttaaagaaattttttaaaatttgaatttttttaaaaaaaaaaattctctaaaaattttaaattcgaaaatttgttgctatttttgtCAAGTTACATgagaaatattagtttttttatcaataaaacatatttaaaattgatattttgattGAATTGAATagaaaacctaaaaaatattaaaatttgttttcaaaaatttagaattttttaaatttgaaaatttttttttcaataattcatattttgtatattgaaaattaaaaaattttgttaaagaaatttttaaaatttaaatattttttttcaaaattttgaattttttaattttttttgagaaattttagaaaattttcaaattttttagatattctactcaatattaataaatccgatttttttttacacaaaatatcaattttcaatatgatttatttgaaagaaatttaaaatttctcaaaaaaaattttaaaattcaaaatattgatttttgaaaatattaattttcaatattaaaaaaattctataattttttttatttaataatttttttaatattgaaaattaatattttcaaaaatcaaaattttgaattttaaaattttaaaaattttttaaatttaaatttttttttccattttttttttcaataaaaaaaattatagaatttttttaatattgaaaattaatattttcaaaaatcaaaattttgaattttaaaattttaaaaatgttttaaattaaattttgaattttaaaattttttttgagaaattttaaatttctttcaaataaatcatattgaaaattgatattttgtgtaaaaaaaatatcggatttattaatattgaGTAGAAtatctaacaaattttaaaattttcttaaagaaatttttaaaattttgaattttttttctttaaaaatgtcgcttctTTTGTAGGAAAATTTGTTCAGGGGGGACTTTTAAGAgctttcatttaatttgttcaGCATATTTCCtcatttattttacttatttttcaccgaaatggtttcgTTTTAGTACCTACTTATttgtattttgcttttataaaaaaaaacttttgtaaaaagatcattgacttttaatttttttttggttgtggtgcagttttttttttctttattttttacattttgtgttGTCGTTTTATGACAATAAAAACTGCACttattattatgtttaaatAGGTATCTttcctattaaattcaattaatttctttttgataaaaaaaataaataaataatttcacatacaccaaccaaccaaccacccAACCACAATTAGATAAAACGTGATcatattagatttttaaaacaattttatatttttttctttaataattgtctttaaaaaaacataaacaattcaaaaagtTAATGACTTTTAAGACGACCACAAAACAACACCAACAAAACGCGACTTTGAAAACTAAACCCGTTAGCAGCAGAAGAAGAACCAACCATTAACATAGTAGGGGGAGAGAGTGAGAGAGAAAAAGGGGAGAAATGACGAATTTCCCAccatcaaaacaaaacaaatcaaaattactCAAATTTCTGCCaccaccacaacaacaacaataacagttCAATTTAAACACGTTTCGTTTCGTCGTTTTCTTAAACGAAGCTTAactaaacaacaataacaaaacactaCAAAACAATGGCGTTTAATAACTGAATGTTTGTAAATTACACAAGACCACAAACATTATTTATTGACGACAGCAAAGAATGATACAATTTatctcaaaattaaaaaatcagaacGATCGCGAACGTCATCAACACTGCGTTGAACCGAACGGGccacaaaactaaattaaacaaccgaaattatttaaactcaccaattttttgtgtgtttttgcctgatgtttttgtttttatttttatattatttttctacTTCTTCTTCTCTTTTTTGGGTGGCCATAGTCTCtgtagttattgttgtttttgcttgaTTTGTTTATTAggctggttgttgttgttggttttattCACATGTTGTTGGCAAATGTGTggcgaaataaaaacaaatacaaatttacatcatcaaaaacacaacaacagcaactaaaCGGCCTCAaaagaatgaaataaaaaacaagaaactaCCACAAAAACCTaaacattttctgtttaaaatagaattaaattttagcaGGCAAAAATAGAGATGGACAAAATTAAACACCAGTAAATTAATTGTAAACACTTTCGgagaatttgttaaattaattacaaaacttAAAAGGAGTTTGCCGGAAAAAGTTGgaaacctgaaaaaaaaatttaagaattttggggaaaaaaaattcaaataattttgaattttgataaaattacaGGGTAAATCGACAaaaaagtttctgaaaaatttttaattttatttttaaagaaaattagaacacgagaatgacaaaaaaattttgtaaatttcaaaatttgtttaaaaaaaaagaaaataaaaagcaatagaatgtttaaaatttttccatcaaaaatattttttattattacgaggtcagttttaaaattaaccgaaatttgtttagctaaattcttaaaattgttaaggtttaagttaaataaataacataacATAGaaagtgtttaatttttaaactcttCTACTTCTTTATACGAGGGTCACTTGgaaagtaaacaaatattttattaaaaagttgctaaactaaaatgtattttcaaaaacttataaataatttatatattattctttttttttaaagaaatatttctttaaatacgAGGTCAGTttcaaattaaactaaaatttttgggCTAAACTCCTagaaatgtataaatttaattaaaataaatgatattACCTGTTAgttataaagtttctttaatattttacttcATTATACGAGGGTACGTTtcaaaattatgcaaaaaattttgttaaaaactgctaatttgaatgtatttttaataaactaataataatttcaGCATAACTAacgttttttaaacaaattttacttcaaatacGAGGTCAGTTTCAAAATTAACTGAAATTATTTCTCAAAAATCTCAGAAATGTCaaggttttaataaaataaataatataacttaaaaattttttaatttattaacaattttacgTCATTATACGAGGGTACGTTtcaaaattatgcaaaaaatgttgttaaaaactgctaattttaatgtatttttaataaactaataataatttcaGCATAACTAAcgctttttaaacaaattttacttcaaatacGAGGTCAGTTTcaaaattaactgaaatttttacccaaaaatCTCAGAAATCTCaaggttttaataaaataaataatataacataaaaattgtttaatttattaacaattttacttCATTATACGAGGGTCGTttcaaaattaagcaaaaaattttgttaaaaattgttaattttaatgtgtttcaaaaaaactaataataatttcaGCATAACTtacgttttttatataaattttacttcaaatacGAGGTCAGTTTCAAAATTAACTGAAATTATTTCTCAAAAATCTCAGAAAAGTCAAgatttcaatgaaataaataatataacttaaaaattgtttaatttattaacaattttacttCATTATACGAGGGTACGTTtcaaaattatgcaaaaaattttgttaaaaattgttaattttaatgtgtttcaaaaaaactattaacaatttaagcctaacttttctttttttttttaaatttactgcaAATACGAGGTCAGTTTcaaaattaactgaaattttttcccaaaatctcAGAAATCTCaaggttttaataaaataaataatataacataaaaattgtttaatttattaacaattttacttCATTATACGAGGGTACGTTtcaaaattatgcaaaaaattttgttaaaaattgttaattttaatgtgtttcaaaaaaactattaacaatttaagcctaacttttcttttttttaaagaaattttacttcaaatacGAGGTCAGTTTCAAAATTAACTgacattttttcccaaaaatctcAGAAATGTCtaggttttaataaaataaataatataacataaaaattttttaatttattaaaaattttacttcattaTACGAGGGTACGTTtcaaaattatgcaaaaaattttgttaaaaactgctaattttaatgtattttgaataaactaataataatttcagcctaacttttcttttttaaaaaaatttacttcaaaTACGAGGTCAGTTTcaaaattaactgaaattttttcccaaaaatctcAGAAAAGTCAAgatttcaatgaaataaataatataacttaaaaattgtttaatttattaacaattttacttCATTATACGAGGGTACGTTtcaaaattatgcaaaaaattttgttaaaaactgctaatttgaatgtatatttaataaactaataataatttcaGCATAACTAACgttttctaaacaaattttacttcaaatacGAGGTCAGTTTCAAAGTTAACtgcatttttttctcaaaaatctcAGAAAAGtcaagatttcaataaaataaataatataacataaaaattgtttaatttattaacaattttacttCATTATACGAGGGTACGTTtcaaaattatgcaaaaaatgttgttaaaaattgttaattttaatgtgtttcaaaaaaactattaacaatttaagcctaacttttctttttttgaaacaaattttacttcaaatacGAGGTCAGTTTCAAAATTAactgaatttttttccaaaaaatctcaGAAATGTCaagatttcattaaaataaataatataatttgcaaattatttgcatttttaacaaatttactttattataCGAATTTATTATACTTCAAATACGAGGTCAGTTTCAAAgttaactgattttttttcccaaaactcTCAGAAATCTCaaggttttaataaaataaataatataacttgcaaattatttgttttttaaacaattttactttattatacGAGGGTCGTTtcaaaattaagcaaaatattttgtaaaaaatctgttaaatctaaacgatttttctagaaataaattcatttcagctttattgtatttttctaaaaaaaaccacTTAAAATACGAGGGCAGTTTCAAaatgacttaaatttttttaaagtaaattcataaatttatgtttgtttaagtaaaactacataatataacttaagaattttttaattttgtaaaacttttactTATTATACGAGGGTTGTTTGAAaattcatcaaaatattttgtaaaaatctgCTAAATCTAAACGATTTATACACATATTCAGCACTTTTTCAGTGTTATtgtattttactaaaaaaaattacttaaaatacgAGGCCAGTTTcgaaataacttaaattttttttaattaattcctaAAATAATGttagtttataaaaaactaaatactataacttacaaattctttaattttgtaAAGCTTTTACTTATTATACGAgggtagtttaaaaattatgcaaaatattttgtaaaaatctgttaaatctaaacgatttttcaattaattaattcatttcagtTTCATTGTATTTTGCTAAATAAAACCTACTTAAAATACGAGGGCAGTTTCAAaattacttgaattttttttaaaataaattttaaaaattatgttagtttaaaaaaactaaatactataacttacaaattgtttaattttgtaaaacctTTACATATTAAACGAGGGTGGTTTGAAAATTcagcaaaatattttgtataaatctGCTAAATTAAACGATTTTTCAACAATCTAATTACTTTTTAAGCATTatcatatttcaaaaaaaattgtacgagggcagtttcaaaattaacaaaaacatgtttggcaaaattccttaaatcttcaaatttttatcacaaactttatatttatgaatctctttaaataatttgcttaattttaatataaaatataagataTTAAACAGATGACCTTTGACATTTTAccaacaaattatattaaaaaaaatatttttttatgagtcccattaataaatttaagatGTAAATTAACACATATTTGacctttaatacaaaataaaaataaataaatttaaaaaaaaaaaaataactttttcgccattttaaatttttgtgaaatattaattcattttaaattttatataaaagctaaaaattatagaaaagctaaaaattatagaaaagctatttatagaaaagctaaaaaattaatttttctttgaatATGCACGAATTTTTTCAATGTTGACCTTTGACCTCAAAttgaaaaatcaataaaactcaaaaaatgttctttaattATCTTCCAAATCCAATAGCTAAActtgcaaattaataaattttaataataatacgaGGGtcgtttcaaaatttaatgaataatttgtttacaaagtattttaaaaatgtttttattaagttacattttaatatttaattcctCGCAAAAATTTTGCTGGGTTACTTTTAACCATTTCTCAGCCCAACCACAATATTTGCACATTGTCTGCATACAAAATACTTGtcttcattttaaatttaaatgtagtAATTGTcttgtttcttattttgttcTGCTGTCTGTCTCTCAACAAAATTCTTTACATTTCGCCCTAAAAATGGCCAATGAACTAAGTgtaacagaaaataaaataaaatataagaaagAAATTGTGTATTTGAAAGCTCGACAAGATTTCAAGCAGCAGCAGTTTTTGTTTAGAtataaaacaccaaaaaattttcTGGCAAAATCATCAtgtcataaataaatttcaaaatatttaggtGGTAGACATTATTTGGTTAGAgatatatttaaatagaatttttgtataaacaacATATAAACACACAATAAAAGCGTTAAACGACATgcgttaaatataaaaaaattctcaaaaatttaacatttaatagTAAAGGTCAGAGGTCATATCgttaataactaatattttaaatttaagttaaacaaaatatttgtttaaatttaaaatatatgagtTTTGAggtttttaacaagttttttcaATTCAGGTCAAAGTtcatacttttttaaactagtaatttaacaaattcaaaTAGTTAACGTGATTGATTAACTCTTtaagctaaaaaaatatttaaaaaattttaaaaaatcttacatatttgaatttttatgaaaaaaggtcaaaggtcatattgtttaatcactaatatttcacattaaaattaagaaaattatttagagagattaagaaatataaaatttgtgcaaaatatttgagaattttatgatttttacaagttttttttaaaataaggtcaaaggtcaatcttttaaaaatcaattaatttgcATATCTTAACACTTTTCTGGGCTAATTAGTTCTAGACaatacaaaattacaaaaaatttcgacaaattaaaatattgtgctgaaaggtcaaaggtcatttacttaaaaatccattaattttcatttctgtCAACTTTTTCGGGCTGCTTAGTTCTAGGCAaatcaaaatcattaaaaatttacaaacaaatttctacaaattaaaatattgtgctgaaaggtcaaaggtcatttact
This genomic window contains:
- the nuf gene encoding rab11 family-interacting protein 4B isoform X8 is translated as MFVKSSMADSVVDDVLKDILCLKNNCLELLQRQVTDLTDTKTTVEDLTSRTKTEYAVLQARYHMLEEQFREAEFRAEDRLAEEQKRHRELLARVEREAALQNENCQIKIKTIEIEANALREENQRLRVLCDKQANDLHRTEEKFELARDQIVVLQQDLDEAEQKERKYEQEKKTSEELMLELSKELERLRAETGPAMPTTSPESIRLEELHQELEEMRQKNRALEEQNEELQAAVLTRGVEEGRHLLNGTLNSLAQELEEMSQAQDSVDSTTLASLSQLQQAFQEKEEENTRLKHYIDTILLNIVEKCPQLLEVKAINNK
- the nuf gene encoding rab11 family-interacting protein 4B isoform X9; translation: MFVKSSMADSVVDDVLKDILCLKNNCLELLQRQVTDLTDTKTTVEDLTSRTKTEYAVLQARYHMLEEQFREAEFRAEDRLAEEQKRHRELLARVEREAALQNENCQIKIKTIEIEANALREENQRLRVLCDKQANDLHRTEEKFELARDQIVVLQQDLDEAEQKERKYEQEKKTSEELMLELSKELERLRAETGPAMPTTSPESIRLEELHQELEEMRQKNRALEEQNEELQAAVLTRGVEEGRHLLNGTLNSLAQELEEMSQAQLQQAFQEKEEENTRLKHYIDTILLNIVEKCPQLLEVKAINNK